AAATTTTAGAAGCATCTccagaaaaattaagaaagtctATCATATGAACCTCTGAATTCTTCTCATCATATAGATTGTCTAAATCCCCACTAATAACTAATGGAGCTTTTGAATCATGTGCAGAAATAGACTGGTCGAAGGATGGAGGATGTGGAAGAGATGGGAGATTTCCAAGCTGCCAATGGCTTTCAGAGCTTAAAGAAGAAGACTGGTATAAGCTGAATCAGAACATGGATGAACATGAAAATGTGCTCTTAGAGTTTTGGACATAAGAACTAGGAGACAGAGAACTATTTGATCCAGATTTCAAAAAATGCTTTTGAGGCTGGACAGTAGATGCTCAGGTATGAGTAGGAGAACTAAgagattttgttcaaatgaaAGGCGATGGATGTGAAAATGAACACTCACTAGCAGATAAACTCTTGTATTCTGAATCTCTGATTCATcagtcaaaaaattatttacttaataGTCGGTAGCATAATATGACTGACTCCTCTAGTGGCCCCATTTTATTAAGATACTATTGTGATTCATGGTCTTAAAAAGCAGCTGAACCTTCATCCACCTGTGAAATCAACAAATGCGATATGTCTTAACTCAGTAGAAAgcttaaaatttataaattacttTGAGATAAAAGGATTACAATTTAAAGGCTTCATTGGGTTGAATATACATGAGGTATAGGTACTTTACAAAGAAACAACACCAGGTCAAAGCAGAAACAAGAAGTCACATACAGTCTACATCTCTatgaaatttttctttctttctccccaAAGCAGAAAGAAATTTCAGTTCAAAGACAAGAATCAGCTACAGTACTTCTTTTAATAGAGTCATTTGGTATCCCCACGATATTGGCTTATTTAGACAAGTAAAAACTCTCAACCTGTTACCGTTTCATTTTAGTGGCAGGGAGTGGTCAATCCACAAAGTAAACCACTGAATTGAAAGCCAAAGGAACCATGTCAAATTGAATTCATAAACAAATGGGTACAAAGAAAAATGTCCAAGACCTACAAAACAGACCACCAGTTGAGTGATCAGCCAGATGCCATCCGGTAACACCAGAAGAAatcatgttataataaaatCAGTCCAATTACTTACTTGATACATGTAAGAAGTGGTTACGATTAGTCTTAAAAGCTTTAGTCATGAAAAGGTGGGCCAACACTTACACCGTAGAATAATCATGTTACACATGCTAACAATTTCATGGataatatatttattggttAAAAGAGCAAGGATCACAACAAAATCACTAGACTGAGAAATTGCTATATTGTGCTCAGCTACAAGTCAGAAGTGCTAATAGCAAGCCACATCAAAAACCCTTTCCTGGtcacaaaataaaagagtaaaaaatttaCACATTCATTACAGTAGTTAATGTTTAGTTGATACTTACTGGACCAAATCTGGAATGGCACAGATTGGAGTCTAACTGAAACCAACCAGCTCATTTGTGATCATGTTGTAAAGCAGCAACACATACAGAACCATTAAACAATCCATGTGCGGCTTCTCCCAGTGACCACAACAGTTACATACTCGACAACCATAACTGTCTATGAAACCACATTTTTGTCAGAAATATAATCGAACAGCTTACGAGCACTGAAAATATGTTTACATTTCCCATAGAAGTCAATCAAAGTAGTCCTAACAAAGAGATCCCCTTCAACCTCGCACCTCAATGCCGACCCATGAAGGGCACTCCCTAGGCTAACCTCACACTGGGTGGAACGAGCTTTAATGATTGATGGGTAGGTGTAGCTGTCAGGCACACCAACCTCTCTCTTCATGCGAATGAAGAGCGAAACAACGTGGATGAAATGAGATTTTTGAGAATAAACTCTAATGAGAGAGTTCTAGAGAAACCTACTGGGCCTGCGAACACGGTTGAAGATGGAAGTGGAATAGGAaagagtggagagagagagggagagggagagggagagggagatgAAAAGGGTGATGAGGCCTTTACAGATGATGTGAGCGGATGTGGAGAGAGCTCTTGCAAATACAAGCTCTGAGGAGAGTTGGGATTGAATTTAAATTGAaggaggtggaggtggtggcGGTGGCTTTGGGAAGGCTACTGCTATTGCTACTGACACTGGGGAAAGAGAAGCAacagcaagagagagagagtatcgACAAGAGACACTCATCTCTTTGCCTTCTCGGTTTTTTATCTTTAGCACATAATAATAATGGTAATTacatgaaattatatatatatatatatatattatttatttatttatttatttatagtgtcattttagtttttaatgttaaatattattatcttCCAAGTgaaacattaataatttaaaaaatacaaaataaaaagactagcacttgcaagttgcaactcaAAATGGAAGGCATGTGTGAGTTTGGTGGTCGAGATTTGGCTCCTCTTATTTTCTTGTGGTAACTGTAGTTAGTGTATGGGTCTATCTCTCCTCTCGGTCACTCTCtattgtcttttttctttaatttttctttttgtttaacgATATGGGTCTCATTTTGTTTCAGTTTGTATCCgtttgatgattgggtttttaTTGTTAAGAATAAAGCTTGATGATTTTTCTTGGGTTTGAAAATTGGGGTTATTGGGTATGGCATGTGATTGAACGAAAAGTTGCCTGCTTGTTTGTAATTGGTGTGTGCATAAATCTCTTGCCTTTGGCATTAATTGAGAGTAATAAGAAATCCATGTAAACTATCTTGGGTAGCCATGACTGATTTAAAAGCGTAATGTAAGTTTGGTAGTCATGAGGATCATAATTGCCATTTGAAATGAGCTTTCATGCTTAATTGCTTCTTACTAGGATATCCACCCCCCTTCGCTTATATGGACAATATGGATAGAGATATGTAACCACAGATTTAATGGTTTTGAGTTATCAATTCTTGAgcaaaaatctttatttttgttgtcaTTGTATGAGTATTCTATTGGTTTTGGTAGTGTTCGTATCCCTTCCTTTGTAGACTTggttaataatttgaattttggctTGTAATTATTTTGAAGGAGTCTATGTATGCTGTTTGTATATAGATTTCATCGTTTCCTAATAAAGCGTGTCACttgtgaaatgaaaaaaaaggctTGCGGAAGGTACTCTTATCATCTCTTTTGACGGTCTGGTTTTTGTGTTTGCGGGGATATTGATTATTATAGAACTCGTGTTATTGATCATATCCATCTTCTTGCATTATCTGCCTATTTACAGTTGACCTCAACTCTCTTCTAGTCTAGCCAAAGATCTGTGAAAAAGGTCTAAAGTGGATTTCTTGTAACTTCTTTTCCATATATATTGTATAAGCTTCTTTTTAACCTTTTCCCTgtaatttttcctttcttttaggGGTGTgtatgggtcgggttgggtcgagttgaggggattttttgacccaacccaccatggtgggtcaaaaatattcaacccaacccaactcaacccacATGAGTCGgattgaacccatgggtttgacaattttttttttattattattaaattgagtagaaaaaaaatataaatattaatatattaaaaaaacctaaagattagtatcaatgtaacttcTTAAaagcaaacaacactaatgactaaacaacaatagtaatttattagaatttgtaTGAACTAATTGGCTTGTATATAGAATAGGAAGaactggttatttaaaaaaaattattaattatataatatattattgtgggtacctaaggcatgcttggcaacgtcctaggcatgcttgcaacgtccttggccgacccaggcatgcttgcaacctttgcgtcccacatcgaaggaaaacccccccactttctgccttataagctgtgaagtaaagggagtagtgtaccaccaagtCTCTTGTGATCACAAGAGACTTGGTGGTATACTACTCCCTTTacttcacagcttataaggcagaaagtgggggggttttccttcgatgtgggacgcaaaggttgcaagcatgcctgggtcggccaaggacgttgtcaagcatgccgaggacgttgcaaggCATGCCGAGGATGGCCTAGGACattgcaagcatgcctaggacgttgccaagcatgcctaagcatgccttaggtacccacaattatatatatataaatatatatatatatatatatttatatatattaaattagtattagtaggaggaatcgaggaaatgctgctctacagttggttttttttttttaaattattaaatatataatatatatttaaatatatatattatatatataagttccCTAcagttgatttaaaaaaaatttaaatatataaaaaattttaaatatatattaattattaaatatggTTGGTCaagtcgggtttggcgggtttgtaattttatgatccaaacccaacccgagccgctataaatttttttttttgtaacccaacccaaccctccaagccttaaaaaccgacccgacctgctgggttgggtcaggtcgggtttggcgggtcggtgggtttcTTGCACACCCctactttcttcttttagaGGGTTTTCTCAACTGGTTACCATAGAGGCATTAGTATACCAGAAAGACTACAATTACCAATATAGTGTTGCCTACGCATTAGCTCGTGAGGCTAGAGATTTTGAGGAGTTTCGGGCTTGGTTCAAAGAAATGCTTGAGGATATTGTAATCTCATATGTTgtctttcaataaaatttctgTCTTgattctccccaaaaaaaaaaaaaaaaaaattgtcacgtTTGTTGTTTTGGGTTGAATAGAACTCTtgttattatgaaattttaatcaaaatgtacattttaataaaaaatttcttcatattTGGATCATTGCCCAAATTGATTTTCAATGAAGCttcttaaattcaaaatttacttTGTACCATAGCGTGTGAAATTTGAAAGAATCTGTAAGCgggaaatttttataaaaaaaatgtacgcaagaattttttttttttttttggaggaagtgtaatcaagaattttttttttttttgagaatcaatacaAAGAAACTTTATTAAATCAACCAAAGTCTGTTACAAGAACATGATGAAGTTGTGGTGGaatatcctccatccacactatAAGAGCATCAACGTGTCTAGCGTACTGAGCTAAATTATGGGCTAGAGAATTACTCGATCTGTGGGTGTGcgaaaaagaaatacaagaaaaactTTCAAAACTCTGCTTAATAGATGAAATCAAATGGCCAAAGGAAGTAAAGGACTCCTCCTCACTTCGTAAGGCTGAAATAATAAGCTCCGAATCTCCCTCGACAATAACAGAGGGTAGATGGAGTTCAAGAGCGAAAGAGATGTTTGATAATAAGGATAATGTCATTAATATTATTTCCAAACTTAGTAGAAGTACTGATAAAACAATCaattgtaaaaagaaaacaaatgagatgttaattattattatagggTAATTGATAACAAAATAGAGAATGAGATACAATGCATAATAAGAAACTAAGGCCACGAGAGAAAAAACGGATACATTGTGAGAAACTTCAagttacaaaattattattaaggtAAGAAGCATAATTCTGTTTCAATTTGTTCAagcttcaaattaaaaccaCAAGGCGGCAAAGTTCACCATTCAACCCAGCACATTGCTCTTCAATCTTGTGTCTAAGCTGACTGGCAAGGATCCAAAGGAAACCCACATAGTCCGGGATTATTGGCATAACTATCTGCTGTAATTGAAGAATTTGGACCAAAGTAGGGGACTGGTCCTGTCAAAAGATTGTTTGCCACACTAAATTGTTTAAGCCGAGCAAGCAGACTCAATTCTGCAGGAATCTGACCTGTCAACCTGTTATGGTCGAGTTTTAGAACATTCAAGTAAGTACAATTGGACAGGTCCTCAGGGATTTCTCCTGAGAAATTGTTAGATGAGAGATCAAGAGATGTCAGAAATCCACCTAGGTTGGAGATATTTTGCGGAATATTTCCAAAAAGTTTGTTGCTGGAAAGATCCAAGCCTGTTAAGCTTGTGCAGTTCTTAATGGCACCAGGAAATTGGCCACTAAGTCCCATATCCGAAAGCCGGATAttcaaaaccttgttctcatcAGGGTGCCAACACTCAATCCCAGTAAATTTACAGATGAAGCCTTCAGTATTGTTGTTAAAATTCCATGAAGTGTTCAAATAACCATAAGGATCTTCAAGTTCAGCCTTAATACCTTTCAAGCAATCTATATCACTTTGAACACCAAAGCTCAAACCACAACTAAGCAACAACCAGAGAGAAACAACTACAAGAACAGTAAGAGGCCGGCCATTCAGAACCATTTTCATCAAGAGCCAATAAGAACGAGctacggattttttttttttttttctttaaatcacTTGGAGATTACTATCAAATGTACGTCAGAGTGCTCAAAATACTGAAATCAAAAACAACCAAAGCCTTCATAGCATCATCACCTGAGACagaaatcaagaaaaacaacaacaaaaaaaccccAGTTCAGCTTTCTACGAATTTTTAAGCATACCCAGCTGagaaaaatgataacaaaataaaaccaaagccCAGTATTTAAGTATTATTGCTCAGTTTTTAATGTTGTGGAAGGACGTATTTGAGTGTTATAAAAATACGTATTAAAagttttattgttgtttaaatattgaaaattgttgtttaaagcATGTAACCAAAGAATCTCAAACTCAGAGTATGCAACAAATGTAGGAAGAAAGCATAAAACTTTGAGCTACCAGTTTGAGTTGACTCGTTCATCGATCAAAAGAAGTCAATATTGACAAtatattcatccaaaaaaaaaaaaaaaaacgctaaAAGTAGAAGTAAATTTGCGAGAGAATACAAAAGTAAGCTGAGATTGAGGTTTAAGGAGGCTTACCCggaaaaataaaggaaaccCAGAAAAGGGTTTTTGAAACATGGCAATCTTTGGTTTGAAAGGATGGGATGGATATGGTTTGAATATTTAAACGCAAGTATTAGAGGGAGTAAATTGatgaaggtaaaaaaagaaaaaataaaagttgtgaTGTGAAATTCAACCATATATAAGCAGAGTGTGAACTGAGATAGCTTTTTGAATTTGTAAGAGAGTAGACGAGGAGAGACCAGTAAagaggttgggttgggtttatcttcatcatcatcaagtTCGGGTCCAAGAAGGTAGGCCATTTTGTCAAAGTTCAAAGGCGACTATTCGGTGCTTGACTTGCTTTTGCTGAAAGTTAGTAAGTTGACCGTGCAATTCACGGATAATTTTGTGGTATTTGatgattatttctttttatcGCCTACTCACTAATCAACATAAGtctaaaaaattttgtgatagGACTTTATCATACCTACAAAATAAGCAcagatttttttatctttattattttttttttaaaaaagatattgCTATTGTGTTCATCCTTATAAGAATTTAAGTatagattaaattttcattatttttgacaatttttctttgattcctttataatttatatattgtgttagtttaaatgaatttttttcaagcTTTCAGAGAATAGACTTTAGATAAGATGTTCAACTTTTATACGCCAACCATTGATTGTAAGTCTTGTACATGGAACAAATAgagataagaaattaagaatatggTCTATTTTGGTCGGCCTTAGCTTGATTTGTCTAgacttcaattttctctcttgccAAAAGTCTGACTTATTTTAGGCGGAAGTTTTCTTGATTATTACTTGTATACAAAATTCTAGGATAATTAAATTGGAATAGGTCCTTTACTAACCTAACCAATTGAAATAGGATGTAATTTCTTCCTTGCGAGAAAAATTAAACACTCATTTGATGTAATAGGAGAATATGGAATTTGACAATGTATACACTGGGGTTTGTTCTTGATGTTGTGAAATTGCTATAAGTACTAAAAACTCTAGTTTGATTCGTTGGCAAGTCATGTTCTTTAATCGTGAAAAGTATAAAATGGAAAACTTTTATATTCCTACAATAAatgttttggagagaaaattgttaGCCTCCTCATCCCATTGGGACCCCCCTATATATACAAAGGAAAAAATGTCCAATATTCCTAAGTGTGACTTAGTTACGTGGAATTTTGTGCAATTGTGCctagatttcttttaaaattttaattataattttaaactctaatttgttgatttttatatgatttttgtggtttgattttgattcagTAAAGACATATTAGCCAAAAGAAATGAAGGTAGAGTTATTAAAGAAATTTGTACTTTCAAATTAGCAATTACAGATGACTAATGTTGCATTGTCATTTGTGGTTGTGGTATGAATAAGTGGTATGTTGTTTGGGCAACTAATTGAGGCAAAGTAATTAACCATATTAAAAGGGATTAGCAACTTTTCCTTTCTCCTTAACTATTTGTGGTATGTATATGCCTTTTTTCACATATGCTCAAGTGAAATACCCATTAGGATTTCCCTTAATTAtgataaacatattaattttttttaaaggaagttctatatttattaaatgatatatatatatatatatatatatatatatatgtcgaGGGCCatgtagctgaattggcatcTCCCTATACACAAAGTATCTGGGGTTTAAGGGAGAAAATGTTCAAATTGCAGGAATTAGGGAAAAAATGTTCAAGTTGCTAGATTAGttgtatattgtaattatttataaataaataaaaaaagatatagatatatatatatatatatatatatattgttttcctTGAACTAAAGCAGTTGCGATGGAAGTGTGGAgtggatggttttttttttagtcctcGAGTATTTTGGATTGTTTCAAATGAGTAATGGCTCCTCTTAGGctcttaaaatttttggtgtattgttttTGCTATCTATAACTTTGATTCTTCTTTACCTAAtaaagtttggaattttctgTAAGTACattttttcttcaagaaaatgaatagaaatctCCCTTCATGTTCATGCTCATGTTAATGTTCATATTTGTATCTTTTGCAATACTCAATAAGTTGTTTACTCATTTTGTGAATAATCAATtgtagttaagaaaaaaaattataaacacaATACTGTTCAATTAAACtaacatgaaaaattaaatctattagattaaaaaaatggacatgaaaatgaaaatgaaaatgaaaattgcacaaaaaatttcttaaatagaattaaaataatttttactcaATATTGTTTATCAAGCAATCATGTACTAACTAACAACATTCCAAACATTACATGCATAATGGGGTGATAAAATGGTTGTTCAGTTTATTTAAGAAATGTGATCTAgctaatagaaattaaaaaaaaaaaatacaataacttTCATGCATAGTCATGAATTATACCTTTAAATATATCTTATgcattttatgagttttattttatataaatgtatttcataaaattaacaaaatttatcataaaacccttcattgtattttttaaaaccattacataaaaatgaaagaaggttttttttttttttcccaaaaaaattttctctagtcaaaatatttaccaaaaaagatcataccaaaaaaaaaaatcgtgcAACGCATAGGCTAATAAtcagtctatatatataattacagcaaaaattgagagaaaatccaattagattctaaattggattccaattattgtctaattttgcaccacatgtccaatttaaggtttaaaaaaaaaaaaaattgatttccaAATACCGATGGACTTACCATTCCAAATACATTGCAAtatactaactttttttttttttttatgagatagtTTTTGTGATGAGATAGTGGCTCCTAAAAAAGGGCCATATATGGGACTGTGATTTCATGAACAACgattaattttaaatagagTGATGGTAGGTAgctatacatacatacatacatacatacatatatagccaaaactaagagaaaatttaattaaattctaaattggagtctaattttgcactacgtgtctcatctaatttttaaatttgtgtgtcaagtgaattattaggtgcaaaaatcaaagagtctaaaatcAATTAGactctaaattgaattttaattggagttcaattttgtgccatataTCCcatctaatattttaatttttgtagcaGGTGGATTATTTGGTACAAAACCGAAGAGTCTAGaaccaattagattctaaatcacacacacacacacacacacataattgtgcttgtttttaaatgtacatGTGCATATGCTCGGGGTTACAAACTACTTTTATTAAATGAATGTATCAATctttaaacacaaaatagaaaaataagtaGGAAATTGATTTATTACCTTGTTGACATGACACTAATTATATTCATTATCATGTTAGTTTACaagatttttataatataattggtAATAACtttaacttcttaaaaaaatgataatgtaaaaaattgacatttggctttttttttttttaatttcattttaaaattaggtAAATAGTATGTTTTTTAGATGATGTTCATGAGCACTTTAACTAAAAACTCAAGACTTAAACCCcatttggttgccaagaaagcagaggaaaataaaagaaaagaaattttcaatttttgctaatAAAATGACATCTCATTTACTTATGGAGAtgcaattaatatattttcaaatattttattttattttctaattaaggACACGTGATAATTCAAAGGATAGCTTAGAtggtataaaaatattattttgatattactATTAGATACATCAATTCTTTTCATTTGCCACTTAAtaataaggattattttgacacaatacgaaaagtttagaaacaaaattgacacgtttaagatgttaaaaaccATTTTGATACATAGTCCAACTGTACAAGTGTTAAAGACTAAAACGGtaattaaacacattttttacattttttttattaaagattaaattctataagaatGTGGTTTAAAACCCAAGTTTTACACCCTCCAAGcccaacatgccacatcatcttatcatgtatttaaaaataagaacaaccacactcaatcaattataatactcatttgaaaattcaaccaaattggGAGTTTATTAAGATATTATTAATTGTGGTATGATGTACTAAGTCTTAAATAAAAAGCTAATGTGATATCTCTTATTGGATggtataaaatatgaattttacaccccattcttaccaaattcaaactctttttattaatatcctcaaaatacttttttttattagctgAATTTGGAAACTAA
The genomic region above belongs to Quercus lobata isolate SW786 unplaced genomic scaffold, ValleyOak3.0 Primary Assembly Scq3eQI_175, whole genome shotgun sequence and contains:
- the LOC115973212 gene encoding probably inactive leucine-rich repeat receptor-like protein kinase At5g48380 — protein: MKMVLNGRPLTVLVVVSLWLLLSCGLSFGVQSDIDCLKGIKAELEDPYGYLNTSWNFNNNTEGFICKFTGIECWHPDENKVLNIRLSDMGLSGQFPGAIKNCTSLTGLDLSSNKLFGNIPQNISNLGGFLTSLDLSSNNFSGEIPEDLSNCTYLNVLKLDHNRLTGQIPAELSLLARLKQFSVANNLLTGPVPYFGPNSSITADSYANNPGLCGFPLDPCQSA